A region of Mobula birostris isolate sMobBir1 chromosome X, sMobBir1.hap1, whole genome shotgun sequence DNA encodes the following proteins:
- the LOC140191914 gene encoding glucose-6-phosphatase catalytic subunit 1-like isoform X1, translating to MEAGMDLLHSSGVEMVQYLQVNYRDSQSWFTFISVAADLRNTFYVFFPIWFHLYEAVGIKLIWVAVIGDWLNLIFKWILFGQRPYWWVHETSYYGNLSVPVLEQYPITCETGPGSPSGHTTGSAGVCYVMVTAIVTSTFRKNQHCFRSWCLRAFLWSVFWVVQVCVCASRVFVAAHFPHQVFMGVISGVAVAEAFGRINAIYNASLKKYLQITLFLFSFALGFYLLLKMLGVDLLWSVEKAQRWCARGEWIHIDTTPFAGLVRNMGALFGLGLALNSPIYIESCKGKRGQQLCFRISCVVASLIVLHLFDSVKPPAQKELLFYFLSFCKSAAVPLAAVAIIPFSVSQVMNQQEKKVL from the exons ATGGAGGCTGGCATGGACCTGCTCCACAGCTCTGGCGTGGAGATGGTGCAGTATCTCCAGGTGAACTACAGGGACTCCCAGAGCTGGTTCACTTTCATCTCTGTCGCTGCTGACCTGAGAAACACTTTCTACGTTTTCTTCCCCATCTGGTTCCACCTGTACGAGGCCGTGGGCATCAAACTCATCTGGGTGGCCGTCATTGGAGACTGGCTCAACCTCATCTTTAAATG GATATTATTTGGTCAGAGACCTTACTGGTGGGTTCATGAAACTTCGTACTATGGCAATTTGTCTGTTCCTGTGTTGGAGCAATACCCAATTACCTGTGAAACCGGACCAG GAAGTCCCTCAGGCCACACCACGGGTTCAGCTGGGGTTTGCTATGTGATGGTGACAGCGATAGTGACCAGCACATTTCGGAAAAACCAACATTGTTTCAGAAGCTG GTGTCTCCGTGCTTTTCTGTGGAGCGTCTTCTGGGTGGTTCAGGTCTGTGTCTGTGCATCCAGAGTCTTTGTAGCTGCACATTTCCCCCATCAAGTCTTCATGGGAGTCATCTCAG GAGTGGCTGTAGCTGAGGCGTTTGGCCGGATTAATGCAATCTACAATGCAAGCCTTAAGAAGTATCTGCAGATCACTCTCTTCCTGTTCTCCTTTGCTCTGGGTTTCTACCTGCTGCTGAAAATGCTGGGAGTCGACCTGCTGTGGTCAGTGGAGAAAGCCCAGAGATGGTGTGCCCGAGGTGAGTGGATCCACATTGACACCACTCCCTTCGCTGGGCTGGTCAGGAATATGGGAGCCTTGTTTGGACTGGGTTTGGCTCTGAACTCACCCATTTACATCGAGAGCTGCAAGGGGAAGAGAGgccagcagctctgtttcaggaTAAGTTGTGTTGTGGCCTCGTTGATCGTCCTGCACCTGTTTGACTCGGTGAAGCCTCCTGCACAGAAGGAACTTTTGTTTTACTTCCTATCCTTCTGCAAAAGTGCTGCTGTGCCTCTGGCGGCTGTGGCAATCATCCCATTTTCAGTATCGCAGGTCATGAACCAACAAGAGAAAAAGGTGCTCTAA
- the LOC140191914 gene encoding glucose-6-phosphatase catalytic subunit 1-like isoform X2, with translation MEAGMDLLHSSGVEMVQYLQVNYRDSQSWFTFISVAADLRNTFYVFFPIWFHLYEAVGIKLIWVAVIGDWLNLIFKWILFGQRPYWWVHETSYYGNLSVPVLEQYPITCETGPGSPSGHTTGSAGVCYVMVTAIVTSTFRKNQHCFRSWCLRAFLWSVFWVVQVCVCASRVFVAAHFPHQVFMGVISGVAVAEAFGRINAIYNASLKKYLQITLFLFSFALGFYLLLKMLGVDLLWSVEKAQRWCARGYYLVKDLTGGFMKLCTLATHLFLSWSSIPSPVKQGKEALRTCYGIIWSLLCNDDSILGLCTSEKVASSSKWMYSCWTLDDILGDSTQECLWPHISLIKSS, from the exons ATGGAGGCTGGCATGGACCTGCTCCACAGCTCTGGCGTGGAGATGGTGCAGTATCTCCAGGTGAACTACAGGGACTCCCAGAGCTGGTTCACTTTCATCTCTGTCGCTGCTGACCTGAGAAACACTTTCTACGTTTTCTTCCCCATCTGGTTCCACCTGTACGAGGCCGTGGGCATCAAACTCATCTGGGTGGCCGTCATTGGAGACTGGCTCAACCTCATCTTTAAATG GATATTATTTGGTCAGAGACCTTACTGGTGGGTTCATGAAACTTCGTACTATGGCAATTTGTCTGTTCCTGTGTTGGAGCAATACCCAATTACCTGTGAAACCGGACCAG GAAGTCCCTCAGGCCACACCACGGGTTCAGCTGGGGTTTGCTATGTGATGGTGACAGCGATAGTGACCAGCACATTTCGGAAAAACCAACATTGTTTCAGAAGCTG GTGTCTCCGTGCTTTTCTGTGGAGCGTCTTCTGGGTGGTTCAGGTCTGTGTCTGTGCATCCAGAGTCTTTGTAGCTGCACATTTCCCCCATCAAGTCTTCATGGGAGTCATCTCAG GAGTGGCTGTAGCTGAGGCGTTTGGCCGGATTAATGCAATCTACAATGCAAGCCTTAAGAAGTATCTGCAGATCACTCTCTTCCTGTTCTCCTTTGCTCTGGGTTTCTACCTGCTGCTGAAAATGCTGGGAGTCGACCTGCTGTGGTCAGTGGAGAAAGCCCAGAGATGGTGTGCCCGAG GATATTATTTGGTCAAAGACCTCACCGGTGGGTTCATGAAACTTTGTACTCTGGCAACACATCTGTTTCTGAGCTGGAGCAGTATCCCATCACCTGTGAAACAGGGCAAG GAAGCCCTCAGGACATGCTATGGGATCATCTGGAGTTTGCTATGTAATGATGACAGCATTCTTGGCCTCTGTACGTCAGAAAAAGTGGCATCGAGTTCAAAGTGG ATGTATTCGTGTTGGACTTTGGATGATATTCTGGGTGATTCAACACAAGAGTGTTTGTGGCCACACATTTCCCTCATCAAGTCTTCCTAG
- the LOC140191914 gene encoding glucose-6-phosphatase catalytic subunit 1-like isoform X3: protein MEAGMDLLHSSGVEMVQYLQVNYRDSQSWFTFISVAADLRNTFYVFFPIWFHLYEAVGIKLIWVAVIGDWLNLIFKWILFGQRPYWWVHETSYYGNLSVPVLEQYPITCETGPGSPSGHTTGSAGVCYVMVTAIVTSTFRKNQHCFRSWCLRAFLWSVFWVVQVCVCASRVFVAAHFPHQVFMGVISGVAVAEAFGRINAIYNASLKKYLQITLFLFSFALGFYLLLKMLGVDLLWSVEKAQRWCARGIHGKTKKYNRINEELYKQGQTKEKSKWDINVNKQLLLERTFAQQHVTWT, encoded by the exons ATGGAGGCTGGCATGGACCTGCTCCACAGCTCTGGCGTGGAGATGGTGCAGTATCTCCAGGTGAACTACAGGGACTCCCAGAGCTGGTTCACTTTCATCTCTGTCGCTGCTGACCTGAGAAACACTTTCTACGTTTTCTTCCCCATCTGGTTCCACCTGTACGAGGCCGTGGGCATCAAACTCATCTGGGTGGCCGTCATTGGAGACTGGCTCAACCTCATCTTTAAATG GATATTATTTGGTCAGAGACCTTACTGGTGGGTTCATGAAACTTCGTACTATGGCAATTTGTCTGTTCCTGTGTTGGAGCAATACCCAATTACCTGTGAAACCGGACCAG GAAGTCCCTCAGGCCACACCACGGGTTCAGCTGGGGTTTGCTATGTGATGGTGACAGCGATAGTGACCAGCACATTTCGGAAAAACCAACATTGTTTCAGAAGCTG GTGTCTCCGTGCTTTTCTGTGGAGCGTCTTCTGGGTGGTTCAGGTCTGTGTCTGTGCATCCAGAGTCTTTGTAGCTGCACATTTCCCCCATCAAGTCTTCATGGGAGTCATCTCAG GAGTGGCTGTAGCTGAGGCGTTTGGCCGGATTAATGCAATCTACAATGCAAGCCTTAAGAAGTATCTGCAGATCACTCTCTTCCTGTTCTCCTTTGCTCTGGGTTTCTACCTGCTGCTGAAAATGCTGGGAGTCGACCTGCTGTGGTCAGTGGAGAAAGCCCAGAGATGGTGTGCCCGAG gcattcatggtaaaacaaagaagtacaatagaatcaatgaagaactatacaagcaaggacagacaaAAGAGAAAAGCAAGTGGGATATCAATGTTAATAAACAATTGTTGTTGGAAAGGACTTTTGCTCAGCAGCATGTGACATGGACTTAG